A single Halanaerobiales bacterium DNA region contains:
- a CDS encoding prepilin-type N-terminal cleavage/methylation domain-containing protein, producing the protein MVFNYENGYTLIEVIIVTVIISMVATFFSLKISDVYDLTLEATIDNIVYDLRWARIQAILNNENYYLRVYRKDDIYKKDDDYRSDYIIYVKDENENIIVKKEGVFSSKYILYKNLTPVKIEDDYYDKITFTSFGTANLGTIGLKSGNGKLIKITVNHFGRIRIEYD; encoded by the coding sequence ATGGTATTTAACTATGAAAATGGTTATACCCTAATTGAAGTTATAATAGTAACTGTGATTATTTCAATGGTAGCAACTTTTTTTAGCCTGAAAATTTCAGATGTTTATGATCTAACATTGGAAGCAACTATTGATAATATTGTTTATGATTTGAGATGGGCCAGAATCCAGGCAATTTTAAATAATGAAAATTATTATCTCAGGGTTTATCGTAAAGATGATATTTATAAAAAAGACGATGATTATAGAAGTGATTATATTATTTATGTCAAAGATGAAAATGAAAATATTATAGTTAAAAAAGAAGGTGTATTTTCTTCAAAATATATATTATATAAAAATCTTACACCTGTGAAAATTGAAGATGATTATTATGATAAAATTACTTTCACTTCATTTGGTACTGCAAACCTGGGAACAATTGGTTTAAAATCTGGTAATGGAAAATTAATAAAAATAACAGTAAATCATTTTGGGAGGATTAGAATAGAATATGACTAA
- a CDS encoding prepilin-type N-terminal cleavage/methylation domain-containing protein, translating to MNNLQKERGFTLIELIVVIAVIGILASIAVPRYTNVKDKADLTVIKMDLKNIQTLVEIYALENENQYPSQTEFENLDFVKQNYIYLTNVDEYLVYYEKTINNNFYYIKNGDNNIKNSETIPEI from the coding sequence ATGAATAATTTACAAAAAGAAAGAGGATTTACTTTAATTGAATTAATAGTAGTTATTGCTGTAATAGGAATATTAGCCAGTATTGCTGTTCCTAGATATACTAATGTAAAAGATAAAGCTGATTTAACTGTTATAAAAATGGATTTAAAAAACATTCAGACTCTTGTTGAAATTTATGCTCTGGAAAACGAAAATCAATATCCTTCACAAACAGAATTTGAAAACCTGGATTTTGTAAAACAAAATTATATTTACTTAACAAATGTTGATGAATATTTAGTATATTATGAGAAAACTATAAATAATAATTTTTATTATATAAAAAATGGTGATAATAATATAAAAAATTCAGAAACAATCCCTGAAATTTAA
- a CDS encoding type II secretion system F family protein, which produces MAPYFKYTAKNSKGDEIKKIVKSDNPIAIAKKAKNKGYHIIEIKKTKGMTINKKKKNYLLIKQKKVDKADLFLFTEQFAVMTGSGLSIVESLLILEDQIKNKMFKKSIKKIVENIEKGSSLSEAIKVEKNVFPYFYQQMVKIGEMAGVLPKILKDLSLYYKWQIEIRKKVLSSLYYPMLLLAATFLTIILLLTYVIPSFEEIFQSFNTRLPYPTRVILFISKNLNNYFLYIILFIFLLVVLIKIYFRTEKGSYTKDKLILKLPFIAKLKKYILLWRFSNMLNLLIKNGISLLDSLIIIEKITKNKIMKGMIHKIQINIREGQDLSTALSESGFFPKIMIKMINTGEKTGKLEKMLKELAKFFHKKLNEKVKKTVTILEPILVIFMAAIIAFIAISVLLPMFNMYSLI; this is translated from the coding sequence ATGGCTCCATATTTTAAATATACTGCTAAAAATAGTAAAGGTGATGAAATTAAAAAAATAGTTAAATCAGATAATCCTATAGCTATTGCTAAAAAAGCAAAAAACAAAGGTTATCATATAATTGAAATAAAAAAAACAAAAGGTATGACAATTAATAAAAAAAAGAAAAATTATTTATTAATAAAACAAAAAAAGGTTGATAAAGCTGATTTGTTTCTTTTTACAGAACAATTTGCTGTTATGACCGGTAGTGGACTTTCGATTGTAGAATCACTATTAATTTTAGAAGATCAAATAAAAAATAAAATGTTTAAAAAAAGCATTAAAAAAATTGTAGAAAATATTGAAAAAGGAAGTTCATTGTCAGAAGCTATTAAAGTGGAGAAAAATGTTTTCCCGTATTTTTATCAACAAATGGTAAAAATAGGAGAAATGGCCGGTGTGCTACCTAAAATTTTGAAAGATTTAAGTTTATATTATAAATGGCAAATAGAAATCAGAAAAAAAGTTCTAAGTTCATTATATTATCCCATGTTATTATTAGCAGCAACATTTTTAACAATTATTCTTCTATTAACATATGTAATTCCTTCATTTGAAGAAATTTTTCAATCTTTTAACACAAGATTGCCCTATCCAACTAGAGTCATTTTATTTATAAGTAAAAATTTAAATAATTATTTTTTATACATTATTTTATTTATATTTTTATTAGTAGTTTTAATTAAAATATATTTTAGAACTGAGAAGGGTTCTTACACAAAAGATAAATTAATTTTAAAACTACCATTTATAGCAAAATTAAAAAAATATATTTTACTATGGAGATTTTCCAATATGTTAAATCTGCTTATTAAAAATGGTATTTCTCTATTAGATTCATTAATTATTATAGAAAAAATAACCAAAAATAAAATAATGAAAGGAATGATACATAAAATACAGATAAATATACGAGAAGGACAGGATTTATCAACTGCTCTCTCTGAATCAGGTTTTTTTCCGAAAATAATGATAAAAATGATTAACACCGGTGAGAAAACAGGAAAATTAGAAAAAATGTTAAAAGAATTAGCAAAATTCTTTCATAAAAAATTAAATGAAAAAGTTAAAAAAACAGTTACTATTTTAGAACCTATTTTAGTGATTTTTATGGCAGCAATAATTGCTTTTATTGCTATTTCAGTATTGCTTCCCATGTTTAATATGTATTCTTTAATTTAG